The DNA window GCAACGCCGGCATACGGCAGACCGCCGACTTTAAAGAAGGCATCACAGCATTTCTGGAGAAACGCAAACCCACTTGGACAGGAAAATAGAAGACGGCAAGCGAGAGATCGTCGGCGAGACCAAGCTGCGCGTGCGCTATGCCGAGACCGACAAGATGGGCGTGGTGTATCACTCTAATTTCGTCATATGGTTTGAGGTGGGGCGAGTGGAACTGCTGCGGCAGCTTGGTTTTCAATACAGCGAGATGGAAGCAGAAGACAACTGCCACATTCCGGTGGTCGATCTGCGCGTCCGCTACAAAGCCCCGGCCTTATATGATGATGAGATCGTGGTGCGCACGCAGATTAAGAATGTGCGTTCGTCACTGCTGCACTTCAGCTATGAAATCTTTCGCGAGGCCGACCGCACGCTGCTGGCTACGGGTGAGACCATGCACATTATCGTAAACAACAAGCTGGAACGCACGGCGCTGCCGGAAAAATATATGCAGGCTTTCAACGGGACCAGGAAAAATCCATGAGCGCTCTTCAAATTAGCGGAAACGATCTTTCACTCGACGAGCTGCGTGAAGTGGTCTATGAGCAGCGTCCGGTAGAGCTGGCGGATGGCGCTCGCACA is part of the Terriglobia bacterium genome and encodes:
- a CDS encoding acyl-CoA thioesterase, with amino-acid sequence MGVVYHSNFVIWFEVGRVELLRQLGFQYSEMEAEDNCHIPVVDLRVRYKAPALYDDEIVVRTQIKNVRSSLLHFSYEIFREADRTLLATGETMHIIVNNKLERTALPEKYMQAFNGTRKNP